CTATTGGAACTCTTAGCGGTGGTCAACTGAAGCGGGTATTGCTGGCTTATTGTTTAGTCGTTCCTCGGAAACTTTTGGTATTAGATGAAGCTTTTGCTGGGGTTGATGTCCAAGGGATAACAGATTTTTACGCTTTGTTAAATGAATTAAAGCAGGAAGAAGGTTGGACAGTGTTGCAGGTTTCCCATGATATTGATATGGTAAGCCGTCATTGCGATCGCGTTCTTTGTCTCAACCAAACTGTTGTTTGTACTGGTCAACCCGAAATTGCTCTTTCACCCCAAAATTTGTTAGCAACCTATGGCCCTGGATTCAGTCCTTACCAGCATCAACATTAAAACAGGACTTACGCAAAATTATGAAAGAACGAACCGCAAAGGACACAAAGTACACAAAGTTAAGAGGGTTTTAGAGAGTTCTTGCGTAAGTCCTATAAAATTGTCAACAATACTGTTGCTCACATTTTTGTATAACTCACATTCAAGAGTAAAAAGGTAAAATGCCAATAATTTGTGATTTGCTAATTTCATGATTCAGCAGGTTCATCCAAGTGTTCCGCAACAGCCTGATAAAGATGAAAAATATGGTTATCGTGGAGGTGATAAAATACGTTACGTCCTTGCTTACGATAGCCAACTAATCGCATGACTCGCAAGTTTCTCAGTTGATGGGAAACAGCAGATTCACTCATGTTTAGTAATGCGGCTAAATCACCAACACACAGTTCTTTATTAGCCAAGAAAGAAAGAATTCTCAGGCGATTAGGATCTCCCAAAAAGCTAAAAAATTCTGCCATGCGTTGAGCTTTTTCGCTGGTGATAACTTGATCTGCTAATTCTTGCACAATACTAATATCTATAGTAATATAATTTAAATTATACTCAATATTCTGCGGTTTTAATTTTAAATCTAATTAGAATAATTTTATTTGATGGACATGGATAAAAATTTACCTGTGAGCAATACAATCAGGCTAAAAAAAAATAGATAAATTGTAATTATGTATTTATGCTCTGTTTGTCACATAAACTCGCTAGCCATCGTGACTAATTTTGACTTTGTAAATTTGTTACAATTTCCCTTCATGCAGCGTGCGATCGCAGGTGCTGTGTTAATGGGAATCCTGGGTGGTTTACTAGGTAGTTTTGCCACATTACGCCAGCTATCCTTTTTCAGCCATGCTGTGGGTCATGCAGCATTAATCGGCGTAGTCTTAGGCGTATTATTACAGTTAAACCCAACTTTGATGCTGTTGCCTTTTACTTTAGTATTTGGGGTGATTGTCCTCTACTTTATCGATAAGACCGATTTAGCGAGCGATAGCGTTCTGAGTATAGTGCTATCAGGAGCATTAGGTATTGGCGTAATCCTAACTAGCTTCGTTCCGGGTTATCGTGGCAATTTAATGCGAGTATTGTTTGGCGATATTCTGGCGATCAATACCACAGATTTGATTTTGACGATACTTTTGCTGATAGTCAGTAGTATATTTTTATTTTCTACCTTGCAACAGCAAATTTTATTAACCTTGAACCCCGATGTCGCCCAAGTGCAAGGTGTTCCAGTGCAACTGTATCGCTATGGCTTTATCATTTTACTTTCCCTAGCTGTTGCCGTGGCGATTACAGCCGTCGGTGTTTTGTTGGTAAATGCCTTTTTAGTGATTCCCGCTTCCACAGCCAAGCTGATGAGTCATCACTTTAACCGCTTTCTGGTCTTGTCAATCATTATCGGTTCGACCACAAGCCTTACTGGTATTATGGTTTCGGGTCTTTTTAACCTGCCATCAGGCCCTAGTATTGTGCTGGTGCAGTTTTTGTTTTTTGTGGTTGTTTTTTTTACCGTTAAGTTGAAGTTCAAAGCCGGCTAAACTTTTTTTCTTCAACCCCTTGCCAAGCCATTATTGTTGTGCTACGGTTATTAAACGTGGGTCAAATAAATAACCCCGCCGGGATAGCTCAGTTGGTAGAGCAGAGGACTGAAAATCCTCGTGCCACCGGTTCAAGTCCGGTTCCTGGCATAGAGATAAATACCTGAAAACCTTGATTTTACAAGGTATGTAGACGGCTCCCACTGGAATTTAGCAATTTTCCAGTGGGAGTTTTTGCATTTTTGGGTTTGGTTTTGACTATGAATTGACTATGAATTGACTATGATAATCTAGAAAAGAGGATAAATCATAGTCAAAAGGACGGAAGTATATGGTCATGAAGATGGAACATGGAGCTTCTAAAGGTTCAGTCAGTGTTGAATCGTTCCAAAACAGGCTTAGACTACGTTTACCACGTCAGTTGTTTGGGGGGAAGCAAAAGTATTTAACTTTGGGGATGGCTGATACACCAGAAAATGGTAAGCTTGCTGAGGCTAAAGCTAAAGAAATAGAATTAGATATTGCATTTGAACGTTTTGACACCACGTTAGCTAAATAT
The window above is part of the Nodularia spumigena CCY9414 genome. Proteins encoded here:
- a CDS encoding ArsR/SmtB family transcription factor, which gives rise to MAEFFSFLGDPNRLRILSFLANKELCVGDLAALLNMSESAVSHQLRNLRVMRLVGYRKQGRNVFYHLHDNHIFHLYQAVAEHLDEPAES
- a CDS encoding metal ABC transporter permease → MYLCSVCHINSLAIVTNFDFVNLLQFPFMQRAIAGAVLMGILGGLLGSFATLRQLSFFSHAVGHAALIGVVLGVLLQLNPTLMLLPFTLVFGVIVLYFIDKTDLASDSVLSIVLSGALGIGVILTSFVPGYRGNLMRVLFGDILAINTTDLILTILLLIVSSIFLFSTLQQQILLTLNPDVAQVQGVPVQLYRYGFIILLSLAVAVAITAVGVLLVNAFLVIPASTAKLMSHHFNRFLVLSIIIGSTTSLTGIMVSGLFNLPSGPSIVLVQFLFFVVVFFTVKLKFKAG
- a CDS encoding Arm DNA-binding domain-containing protein gives rise to the protein MVMKMEHGASKGSVSVESFQNRLRLRLPRQLFGGKQKYLTLGMADTPENGKLAEAKAKEIELDIAFERFDTTLAKYKPQSHLTLVVPIREGQQQPTLIELWVGN